The Candidatus Accumulibacter similis genome has a segment encoding these proteins:
- the fadD gene encoding long-chain-fatty-acid--CoA ligase FadD: protein MEKIWLQSYQKGVPAEVDLSEFQSLGELFEKSVGQYRDRVAYISMGAQMTYGELDKLSRDFAAYLQSVLKLPQGARVALMMPNVLQYPICIFGALRAGYVVVNVNPLYTPRELEHQLKDSGAEVIVILENFAVTLEQVVARTPLKHIVVARLGDMLPFPKGAVVNFVVKYVKKMVPAWTLTRAVNFRTSLGKGASAELKSVTVQQEDLAFLQYTGGTTGVSKGAMLMHRNILANLAQAHAWIKPALGDEQHMVVTALPLYHIFALTANCFTFFKIGASNLLIANPRDIPGFVGELAKHPFTVITGVNTLFNALLNNDAFCALDFGHLKVTLGGGMAVQKAVAERWKQVTGKPLIEAYGLTETSPAATINPLDMPAYTGAIGVPISSTEVAIRNDAGMDVPLGERGELCIRGPQVMKGYYNRPEETAKVIMPDGFLLTGDIAVMDEKGFVRIVDRKKDMILVSGFNVYPNEVEDVVALHPGVLEVAAVGVPHEKSGEVVKVFVVKKDPALTAEVLIAHCREHLTGYKVPGQVEFRSELPKTNVGKILRRELRDEAIKKS, encoded by the coding sequence GTGGAAAAGATCTGGCTGCAGAGCTATCAGAAGGGTGTGCCGGCCGAGGTGGACCTGAGCGAGTTCCAGTCGCTTGGCGAGTTGTTCGAGAAGAGCGTCGGCCAGTACCGCGATCGCGTCGCCTACATCAGCATGGGTGCACAGATGACCTACGGCGAACTCGACAAGCTGTCGCGGGATTTTGCCGCCTATCTGCAGTCGGTTCTCAAGCTGCCCCAGGGCGCGCGCGTCGCGCTGATGATGCCGAATGTCCTGCAGTATCCGATCTGCATCTTCGGCGCGCTGCGCGCTGGCTACGTCGTGGTCAATGTCAACCCGCTGTATACGCCGCGCGAACTCGAACACCAGTTGAAGGACTCAGGCGCCGAGGTGATCGTCATTCTCGAGAACTTCGCCGTGACGCTGGAGCAGGTGGTGGCCCGGACGCCACTGAAGCACATCGTCGTCGCTCGTCTCGGTGACATGTTGCCCTTCCCCAAGGGGGCCGTCGTCAACTTCGTCGTCAAGTATGTCAAGAAGATGGTCCCCGCCTGGACGCTGACGCGGGCAGTGAATTTTCGTACGTCACTCGGCAAGGGCGCGTCCGCCGAACTGAAATCGGTTACCGTGCAGCAGGAGGATCTGGCCTTCCTGCAATATACGGGGGGCACCACGGGCGTTTCGAAAGGGGCGATGCTGATGCATCGAAACATCCTGGCGAACCTGGCGCAGGCGCACGCCTGGATCAAGCCGGCGCTTGGCGACGAACAGCACATGGTCGTTACGGCACTGCCCCTTTATCACATCTTTGCTCTGACGGCAAACTGCTTCACCTTTTTCAAGATCGGCGCCAGCAACCTGCTGATTGCCAACCCGCGCGACATTCCCGGCTTTGTCGGCGAACTCGCCAAGCATCCCTTTACCGTCATTACTGGTGTCAACACGCTGTTCAATGCGCTGCTGAACAACGATGCCTTTTGCGCGCTCGACTTCGGCCACCTCAAAGTCACTCTCGGCGGTGGCATGGCGGTGCAGAAGGCGGTGGCGGAACGATGGAAGCAGGTTACCGGCAAGCCGCTGATCGAGGCTTACGGGCTCACCGAAACCTCCCCGGCAGCAACGATCAATCCACTCGACATGCCGGCGTACACCGGTGCCATTGGTGTTCCCATCTCGTCGACCGAGGTGGCCATTCGCAACGATGCGGGCATGGACGTGCCACTCGGCGAGCGTGGCGAACTGTGCATCCGTGGGCCGCAGGTGATGAAGGGCTACTACAACCGTCCGGAAGAAACCGCGAAGGTGATCATGCCGGACGGCTTCCTCCTCACCGGTGACATCGCCGTGATGGACGAAAAAGGCTTCGTGCGCATTGTTGACCGCAAGAAGGACATGATTCTTGTCTCCGGATTCAATGTTTACCCAAACGAGGTCGAGGACGTGGTGGCGCTGCACCCTGGAGTACTTGAGGTGGCCGCAGTCGGGGTGCCGCATGAGAAGTCCGGCGAGGTGGTGAAGGTCTTCGTGGTCAAGAAGGATCCGGCGCTGACCGCGGAGGTGCTGATCGCCCATTGCCGCGAGCATCTCACCGGCTACAAGGTTCCGGGTCAGGTCGAGTTTCGCAGCGAGCTGCCAAAGACCAACGTCGGCAAGATCCTGCGCCGCGAGTTGCGCGACGAAGCGATCAAGAAGTCCTGA
- a CDS encoding ankyrin repeat domain-containing protein, whose translation MKIAFPHTAVSLICVLLVATAGCNREPEGSTPTPPPAISVEEPPTAAAPLAAAAARGDLGAIRAQLEAGAEIDDSDALGRTALHMAAFYGRTKASELLLAKGANIEARDRIGMTPLHAAVVAGGRLEVELLLSRKADANARTETGQTPLHLAAATGQPRVARLLIDSGADTKSKDRSGNTPLFYASRNKHPITAEVLRQQQSAKD comes from the coding sequence ATGAAGATAGCCTTTCCCCACACCGCCGTATCGCTGATCTGCGTGCTCCTCGTCGCCACGGCTGGCTGCAATCGCGAGCCCGAGGGCAGCACCCCAACGCCACCACCGGCCATCAGCGTCGAGGAGCCGCCAACGGCGGCAGCCCCGCTGGCCGCAGCCGCAGCTCGTGGTGACTTGGGAGCGATCAGGGCACAGCTCGAGGCAGGTGCCGAGATCGACGACAGCGACGCTCTGGGCAGGACAGCCCTGCACATGGCGGCCTTCTACGGCCGCACGAAAGCCAGCGAACTGCTGCTCGCCAAGGGTGCGAATATCGAAGCCCGCGACCGCATCGGCATGACACCGCTGCATGCAGCGGTCGTCGCCGGCGGCAGACTCGAAGTTGAACTGTTGCTGTCCAGAAAGGCTGACGCCAATGCGCGCACCGAGACCGGTCAGACGCCGCTCCACCTGGCGGCGGCAACCGGCCAACCCAGGGTCGCGCGCCTGCTGATCGACAGCGGCGCGGACACGAAGAGCAAGGACAGGAGCGGCAACACGCCGCTGTTCTACGCCTCGCGGAACAAGCACCCGATCACCGCGGAAGTGCTCCGGCAGCAGCAATCGGCAAAGGATTGA
- a CDS encoding DUF4399 domain-containing protein, which yields MNHRLSFSVIAPLLCSFAVARPLPDDPLERRCWLQFTADRTAVSLFADSTPVTFSNLRDGFEVRSPLWVEFGIRGMGVMPAGNKREKTGHHHLLIDTPLPASVAEPIPFSDKHRHFGKGQTAVALELSPGQHSLRLLFADHEHRPYYVFSRKINIMVTGGRKVLPKPKIDPARFADTCQAWYQDEVTTPPEADRLVYVKNLRDGETVVSPFLLKLGVVGLGVAAEKSAIPDTGFFQIDVRQNRAPLRNLRLSDGQTEAVLDLDAGDYEVDLSFLASNGKPLLRSQLQVTVARRQMVARQ from the coding sequence ATGAACCACCGGCTGAGTTTTTCCGTGATCGCGCCGCTCCTGTGCTCCTTCGCCGTCGCCAGACCGCTGCCCGATGATCCGCTCGAACGCCGCTGCTGGCTGCAGTTCACCGCCGACCGGACGGCCGTCAGCCTGTTCGCCGACTCGACGCCGGTCACGTTCTCCAACCTGCGCGATGGTTTCGAGGTCCGCAGCCCGCTGTGGGTAGAATTCGGCATCCGCGGCATGGGCGTCATGCCCGCCGGCAACAAGCGCGAGAAGACGGGCCATCACCACTTGCTGATCGACACCCCGCTGCCCGCCTCTGTTGCCGAACCGATTCCCTTCTCAGACAAGCACCGGCACTTTGGCAAGGGACAGACCGCAGTCGCACTCGAGCTGTCGCCCGGCCAGCACAGTCTGCGACTGCTGTTTGCCGATCACGAACATCGGCCGTATTACGTCTTCAGCCGCAAGATCAACATCATGGTAACCGGTGGCCGAAAGGTCTTGCCGAAGCCGAAGATCGACCCGGCACGCTTTGCCGACACTTGCCAGGCGTGGTACCAGGACGAGGTCACGACACCACCAGAGGCCGACAGACTCGTCTACGTGAAGAATCTCCGTGACGGCGAGACGGTCGTCAGCCCGTTCCTGCTCAAACTGGGTGTAGTCGGCCTTGGCGTCGCAGCAGAGAAGTCAGCGATCCCCGATACCGGATTCTTCCAGATCGACGTCAGGCAGAATCGTGCGCCACTGCGCAACCTCCGTCTGAGCGACGGCCAGACCGAGGCGGTCCTGGATCTGGACGCAGGGGATTACGAGGTGGACCTCAGCTTCCTGGCCAGCAACGGTAAGCCGCTGCTGCGCAGTCAGTTGCAGGTGACCGTCGCCAGGCGCCAGATGGTGGCCCGCCAGTGA
- the icd gene encoding NADP-dependent isocitrate dehydrogenase, translating to MSASLIKVPQGGQKIVPGQAVPDNPIIPFIEGDGIGIDITPVMIKVVDAAVAKAYGGAKKIFWMEVYAGEKSTQMYGSDVWLSPETLDALKEFSVSIKGPMTTPVGGGIRSLNVALRQELDLYQCVRPVRYFRGVPSPLKDPAKTNMVIFRENTEDIYAGIEWEANSEGCRKVIKFLQDEMGVKKIRFPASSGIGIKPVSQEGTERLVRAAIKYAITNKRKSVTIVHKGNIMKFTEGAFRDWAYALAKKEFGGVEIDGGPWLKLPSGIVIKDSIADAFLQQILLRPAEYDVICTTNLNGDYISDALAAQVGGIGIAPGANISDAYACFEATHGTAPKYAGLDKVNPGSLILSAEMMLRHLGWFEAADLIIAAMEAAIGDKVVTYDFARLMEGATEVSCSEFGDAMIARM from the coding sequence ATGAGCGCAAGTCTGATCAAAGTCCCACAAGGTGGCCAGAAAATCGTTCCGGGACAGGCTGTCCCGGACAACCCGATCATCCCGTTCATCGAGGGCGATGGCATCGGCATCGACATCACGCCGGTGATGATCAAGGTGGTGGACGCCGCGGTGGCCAAGGCCTATGGTGGGGCCAAGAAGATCTTCTGGATGGAGGTCTACGCGGGCGAAAAGTCGACGCAGATGTACGGCTCCGACGTCTGGTTGTCGCCCGAGACTCTCGACGCACTGAAGGAGTTTTCGGTATCGATCAAGGGTCCGATGACGACGCCGGTCGGTGGCGGCATCCGCTCACTGAACGTTGCCCTGCGCCAGGAACTCGATCTCTACCAGTGCGTTCGCCCGGTGCGCTACTTCCGCGGCGTACCCTCGCCACTCAAGGACCCGGCCAAGACGAACATGGTCATCTTCCGCGAGAACACCGAGGACATCTACGCCGGCATCGAATGGGAAGCCAATTCCGAGGGCTGCCGGAAGGTCATCAAGTTCCTGCAGGACGAGATGGGCGTGAAGAAGATCCGCTTCCCGGCCAGCTCCGGCATTGGCATCAAGCCGGTATCGCAGGAGGGGACGGAGCGCCTCGTTCGCGCAGCCATCAAGTACGCGATCACCAACAAGCGCAAGTCGGTGACGATCGTCCACAAGGGCAACATCATGAAGTTCACCGAGGGTGCGTTCCGTGACTGGGCCTACGCTCTGGCCAAGAAGGAATTCGGTGGCGTCGAAATCGACGGCGGGCCGTGGCTCAAGCTGCCCAGTGGCATCGTCATCAAGGATTCGATCGCCGATGCCTTCCTGCAGCAGATTCTGCTGCGCCCAGCCGAGTACGACGTGATCTGCACGACGAACCTGAACGGCGACTACATCTCGGATGCGCTCGCCGCCCAGGTCGGTGGTATCGGCATCGCCCCCGGCGCCAACATCTCGGACGCCTACGCCTGCTTCGAGGCGACGCACGGCACGGCGCCCAAGTATGCCGGCCTGGACAAGGTCAACCCGGGTTCGCTGATCCTTTCGGCAGAGATGATGCTGCGCCACCTCGGCTGGTTCGAAGCCGCAGACCTGATCATCGCCGCGATGGAAGCGGCGATCGGCGACAAGGTCGTCACCTACGACTTCGCGCGCCTGATGGAAGGCGCCACCGAGGTCTCCTGCTCCGAATTCGGCGACGCCATGATCGCCCGCATGTAG
- the aceK gene encoding bifunctional isocitrate dehydrogenase kinase/phosphatase — MDLPSIENLLPRRIAEAMIDGFNRHYRIIRHYGQQAKLLFEAADWKGVHDAVRERIRSYDDRVSETADLLCANYGAAALDDATWQQLKLFYIGHLINHKQPELAETFFNSVCTKILHRTYFNNDYIFARPAVSTEYIQSYPPVYRSYYPAHRGLRRTVRQIITDFDWQRPFENLDRDVDYIMRTLRRRLDEWPAAEANAQIEVLHSAFYRNKGAYIFGKGINGHAEFPFAVAVVHSPAGELVVDTILLDSAQISILFSLSRAYFMVDMEVPSGYVQFLRSIMPHKPPSEIYTMLGLGKQGKILFFRDLKHHLRHSQDQFVIAPGIAGLVMLVFTLPSYPYVFKLIKDVFGPSKEMDRETVKRKYLMVKQVDRVGRMADTLEFSQVLLPKKRFSVELLEALRTLAPSLLEEEGDNLVIKHLYIERRLTPLNLYLDAATPAEIDQAVLEYGNAIRELAIANIFPGDMLWKNFGVTSYKRVVFYDYDEIEYMTDINFRAIPEPPYPEMEMSGEPWYSVGRYDVFPEEFASFLLGSAKVRSAFLKYHRALLNVKFWQTTQERIRAGHVEDFFPYSEELRFCKVYADG; from the coding sequence ATGGATCTCCCCAGCATCGAAAACCTGCTCCCACGGCGTATCGCCGAGGCGATGATCGATGGTTTCAACCGGCACTACCGAATCATTCGCCACTACGGTCAGCAGGCCAAGCTGCTCTTCGAAGCGGCAGACTGGAAAGGCGTTCATGACGCGGTGCGCGAGCGTATCCGCTCCTACGATGATCGCGTCAGCGAGACCGCCGACCTGCTGTGTGCCAACTACGGTGCTGCGGCGCTCGATGACGCGACTTGGCAGCAGCTCAAGCTCTTCTATATCGGTCATCTCATCAACCACAAGCAGCCCGAGCTTGCCGAGACCTTCTTCAACTCGGTGTGCACCAAGATTCTGCATCGGACCTACTTCAACAACGATTACATCTTCGCCCGGCCGGCGGTGTCGACGGAGTACATCCAGTCATACCCGCCAGTCTATCGCAGCTACTATCCGGCCCACCGCGGCTTGCGCCGCACCGTCCGCCAGATCATCACGGATTTCGATTGGCAGCGCCCTTTCGAGAATCTCGACCGCGACGTCGACTACATCATGCGGACCCTGAGGAGGCGGTTGGATGAGTGGCCCGCGGCCGAGGCCAACGCACAGATCGAGGTCCTGCATTCCGCCTTCTATCGCAACAAGGGTGCCTACATTTTCGGCAAGGGAATCAACGGCCATGCCGAATTCCCGTTCGCCGTTGCCGTCGTGCATTCGCCGGCCGGCGAACTGGTGGTCGACACCATCCTGCTCGACAGCGCGCAGATCAGCATCCTGTTCTCACTGTCGCGCGCCTACTTCATGGTAGACATGGAGGTCCCGTCGGGCTACGTGCAGTTCCTGCGCAGCATCATGCCGCACAAGCCACCGTCGGAGATCTACACGATGCTCGGCCTTGGCAAGCAGGGCAAGATTCTCTTCTTCCGGGATTTGAAGCACCATCTGCGGCATTCGCAGGACCAGTTCGTCATCGCACCGGGAATTGCCGGCCTGGTGATGCTGGTGTTCACCCTGCCTTCATACCCCTATGTCTTCAAGCTGATCAAGGATGTGTTTGGACCGAGCAAGGAGATGGACCGCGAGACGGTCAAGCGCAAGTATCTGATGGTCAAGCAGGTGGACCGAGTCGGCCGGATGGCCGATACCCTCGAGTTCTCGCAGGTGCTGCTGCCGAAGAAGCGCTTCTCGGTCGAACTCCTCGAAGCCTTGCGCACGCTGGCACCATCGTTGCTTGAGGAAGAGGGTGACAATCTGGTGATCAAGCACCTCTATATCGAACGTCGCCTGACGCCGCTCAACCTCTACCTCGACGCGGCGACACCCGCGGAGATCGACCAGGCTGTCCTGGAGTATGGCAACGCCATCAGGGAACTGGCGATCGCCAACATCTTCCCGGGCGACATGCTGTGGAAGAACTTCGGCGTGACGAGCTACAAACGTGTGGTCTTCTACGACTACGACGAGATCGAGTACATGACCGACATCAACTTCCGCGCCATCCCGGAGCCACCGTACCCCGAGATGGAGATGTCTGGCGAGCCTTGGTACTCGGTCGGTCGGTACGACGTCTTCCCGGAGGAGTTCGCCAGCTTCCTGCTCGGCTCGGCGAAGGTCCGCTCGGCCTTCCTGAAGTACCATCGGGCCCTGTTGAACGTCAAGTTCTGGCAGACGACACAGGAGAGAATCCGCGCCGGCCACGTCGAGGATTTCTTCCCGTACTCCGAGGAACTGCGCTTCTGCAAGGTCTATGCCGACGGTTGA
- the hyi gene encoding hydroxypyruvate isomerase, translating into MTRPALQLSANLSFLFTEYEFGERFERAARAGFRGVEYMFPYACDRDELRALLRENGLQQVLHNLPAGDWAAGERGIACLPGREAEFRESVALGIDFARTLGCRQLNCLAGIAPTGIVDEELHATLTGNLRYAGEQLARHGIRLLIEPINSRVDMPGFWLDTPAKALALIAELAIPNLWLQYDVYHAQVMAGDLAQTIESHIDRIAHIQLADNPGRNEPGSGEINYPFLFDLLRRIGYDGWLGCEYRPTLANTERSLGWAREWLAPLPPARADGTEPPPPPQRH; encoded by the coding sequence GTGACCCGCCCCGCGCTGCAACTGAGTGCCAACCTCAGTTTCCTGTTCACCGAGTATGAATTCGGCGAGCGTTTCGAACGCGCCGCACGCGCAGGCTTTCGCGGCGTGGAATACATGTTTCCCTACGCCTGCGATCGCGACGAGTTGCGCGCGCTGCTGCGCGAAAACGGCCTGCAGCAGGTTCTGCACAACCTGCCGGCGGGCGACTGGGCGGCAGGCGAACGAGGAATCGCCTGTCTGCCGGGACGCGAAGCCGAGTTCCGCGAATCGGTCGCGCTGGGAATCGACTTCGCACGCACGCTTGGCTGCCGGCAGCTCAACTGCTTGGCCGGAATCGCGCCGACCGGCATTGTCGACGAAGAGTTGCACGCAACCCTGACGGGCAATCTGCGCTACGCCGGCGAGCAGCTTGCACGGCATGGCATCCGGCTGCTGATCGAACCGATCAACAGCCGCGTCGACATGCCCGGCTTCTGGCTCGACACGCCAGCCAAGGCTCTGGCGTTGATCGCCGAACTGGCAATCCCGAACCTCTGGCTGCAGTATGACGTCTACCATGCCCAGGTGATGGCGGGAGACTTGGCGCAGACGATCGAAAGCCACATCGACCGCATCGCGCACATCCAGCTGGCCGACAACCCGGGCCGCAACGAACCCGGCAGCGGCGAAATCAACTACCCCTTTCTCTTCGACCTGCTTCGCCGCATCGGCTACGACGGCTGGCTGGGCTGCGAGTACCGGCCAACGTTGGCAAATACGGAAAGGAGCCTCGGCTGGGCGCGCGAATGGCTGGCCCCCCTGCCGCCGGCGCGTGCTGACGGAACGGAGCCGCCGCCACCCCCGCAGCGGCATTGA
- a CDS encoding cob(I)yrinic acid a,c-diamide adenosyltransferase, translated as MGNRLSKIVTRTGDAGTTGLGDGTRVAKDSLRIETIGQVDELNSTIGVLLTEEIPDDIRQALTGVQHDLFDLGGELCIPGMSMISDAQVGRLEDLVERFNDDLPPLKDFILPGGSRAAALAHLARTVCRRAERHVVHLSHSETVSDFARKYLNRLSDLLFVLGRALNRAAGCGDVLWVQGKHRAGG; from the coding sequence ATGGGCAATCGTTTGTCGAAAATCGTCACGCGGACCGGTGATGCCGGTACCACCGGCCTCGGTGATGGCACGCGCGTGGCCAAGGACAGTCTGCGCATCGAGACGATCGGCCAGGTCGACGAACTCAATTCGACGATCGGCGTGCTGTTGACCGAGGAGATTCCGGACGACATCCGGCAGGCACTGACCGGAGTTCAGCACGACCTTTTCGATCTCGGCGGGGAACTGTGCATTCCCGGAATGAGCATGATCAGCGATGCGCAGGTGGGCCGCCTCGAGGACCTCGTCGAGCGCTTCAACGACGACCTGCCGCCGCTGAAGGACTTCATTCTCCCCGGCGGCAGCCGGGCCGCCGCCTTGGCACATCTTGCCCGGACGGTATGCCGTCGCGCCGAGCGCCATGTGGTGCACCTGTCACACAGCGAGACGGTCTCCGACTTCGCGCGCAAGTATCTCAACCGCCTGTCCGACCTGCTGTTCGTCCTGGGCCGTGCGCTGAACCGCGCCGCCGGTTGTGGCGACGTGCTGTGGGTACAGGGGAAGCACCGTGCCGGTGGTTGA
- a CDS encoding FMN-binding glutamate synthase family protein: MIDLLLVTAGVLLALAFAGGLVYLYVQDVTQERHAVLRNFPLVGHLRYLFESLGEYFRQYFFLGDRDEMPFDRATRSWVYRMAKNQGGIIGFGSTYRIHEPGALVFVNAPFPVLEEEQRPTPPLPIGEGYCPTPFCGRSLVNVSAMSFGAISRPAVQALSRGAAAAGCWLDTGEGGLSPYHLEGGCDIIFQIGTAKYGVRDGNGQLSDQRLRELAAHESVRAFEIKLSQGAKPGKGGVLPSNKVTPEIAEIRGIPLGKDSLSPNRHRDVADIDQLLDQVEHVRAMTGKPVGVKTAIGGRAFMDELTAAVARRGLHAAPDFLTIDGGEGGSGAAPQALADHMALSIDEALPLVADALMASGLTQRIRLIAAGKLVTPARVAWALAAGADFVNTARGFMFSLGCIQALRCHTNTCPTGVTTHDPRLQRGLVVEDKAERVAAYCRNMNREIEMIAHSCGLAHARGLRREHVRIVQPSGRSIPLDALHPYPGTATN, encoded by the coding sequence ATGATCGACCTGCTGCTCGTCACGGCGGGCGTCCTGCTCGCACTGGCTTTCGCCGGAGGCCTGGTCTACCTCTACGTACAGGACGTGACGCAGGAAAGGCATGCCGTCCTGCGCAACTTCCCACTCGTCGGCCACCTGCGCTACCTGTTCGAAAGCCTGGGCGAGTACTTCCGGCAGTATTTCTTCCTTGGCGACCGTGACGAGATGCCCTTTGACCGGGCAACGCGGAGCTGGGTCTATCGCATGGCGAAGAACCAGGGCGGGATCATTGGCTTTGGCTCGACCTACCGGATCCACGAGCCAGGCGCGCTGGTATTCGTCAACGCACCCTTCCCGGTTCTCGAAGAGGAACAGCGTCCGACGCCGCCGCTGCCGATCGGCGAAGGCTACTGCCCGACCCCGTTCTGCGGCCGCTCGCTGGTCAACGTCAGCGCCATGAGTTTCGGTGCCATTTCCAGACCGGCCGTGCAGGCGTTGTCGCGCGGCGCGGCCGCCGCCGGCTGCTGGCTGGATACTGGCGAAGGTGGCCTGTCACCCTATCATCTCGAAGGGGGCTGCGACATCATCTTCCAGATCGGCACCGCCAAGTATGGCGTCCGCGATGGCAACGGACAGCTGTCCGACCAGCGCCTGCGCGAGCTGGCAGCACACGAAAGCGTCCGCGCCTTCGAGATCAAGCTGTCGCAGGGCGCCAAGCCGGGCAAGGGGGGAGTCCTGCCGAGCAACAAGGTGACCCCCGAGATCGCCGAGATTCGCGGCATCCCGCTGGGCAAGGACTCGCTGAGCCCGAACCGTCACCGCGATGTCGCCGACATCGACCAGTTGCTCGACCAGGTCGAGCACGTTCGTGCGATGACCGGCAAGCCGGTCGGTGTCAAGACCGCGATCGGCGGCAGGGCGTTCATGGACGAGCTCACGGCGGCCGTCGCGCGTCGCGGGCTGCACGCCGCGCCCGACTTCCTGACCATCGATGGTGGCGAGGGCGGCAGCGGTGCGGCGCCACAGGCCTTGGCCGACCACATGGCCCTGTCGATCGACGAAGCGCTGCCGCTGGTGGCCGACGCACTGATGGCCAGCGGCCTCACGCAACGGATTCGCCTGATCGCAGCCGGCAAGCTGGTGACGCCGGCGCGGGTTGCGTGGGCACTCGCAGCCGGTGCCGATTTCGTCAACACCGCACGCGGCTTCATGTTTTCGCTCGGCTGCATCCAGGCTCTGCGCTGTCACACCAACACCTGCCCGACCGGGGTCACCACACATGACCCCCGCCTGCAACGCGGCCTGGTCGTCGAAGACAAGGCAGAACGGGTTGCCGCCTACTGCCGCAACATGAACAGGGAGATCGAGATGATCGCCCACTCCTGTGGTCTCGCGCACGCCCGCGGACTGCGCCGCGAGCACGTCCGCATCGTCCAGCCCTCCGGGCGCAGCATCCCTCTCGACGCCCTCCATCCCTATCCCGGCACGGCGACGAATTGA
- a CDS encoding carboxylating nicotinate-nucleotide diphosphorylase: MTFAAMLAGEVERNVAAALAEDVGSGDLTAQLVPAAARARATVIAREDAILCGSAWFAACFRQLDTTVRVAWQVRDGARIGPGQLLCEIEGPARALLTGERSALNFLQLLSGVATKARQYADQVAGTRAQVVDTRKTIPGLRLAQKYAVRCGGGGNHRLGLYDGILIKENHIVAAGGIAGALAAAKQVAAATGGVCEFVQIEVENLDELRQALACGAQMVLLDNMSLDQLRAAVAIAAGGAVLEASGNVSLETVRAIAETGVDRISIGSLTKDVRALDLSLRFQD, encoded by the coding sequence ATGACCTTTGCAGCCATGCTCGCGGGCGAAGTCGAACGCAACGTTGCCGCAGCGTTGGCCGAGGACGTCGGCAGCGGCGACCTGACGGCGCAACTGGTGCCGGCTGCGGCGCGCGCGCGGGCGACCGTGATCGCGCGCGAGGACGCCATCCTCTGCGGTTCTGCCTGGTTCGCTGCCTGTTTCCGGCAGCTCGACACGACGGTTCGCGTCGCTTGGCAGGTGCGTGATGGCGCACGCATCGGGCCGGGCCAGTTGCTGTGCGAGATCGAGGGGCCAGCGCGTGCGCTGCTGACCGGCGAGCGAAGCGCGCTCAACTTCCTGCAGTTGCTTTCCGGCGTTGCGACGAAGGCCCGGCAGTACGCCGATCAGGTGGCGGGAACGCGGGCGCAGGTGGTCGACACGCGCAAGACGATTCCCGGACTGCGATTGGCACAGAAGTATGCCGTCCGCTGCGGTGGTGGCGGCAATCATCGGCTCGGCCTCTACGACGGAATCCTGATCAAGGAGAACCACATCGTTGCCGCCGGCGGCATCGCCGGTGCGCTGGCGGCGGCGAAGCAGGTGGCCGCTGCCACTGGCGGAGTCTGCGAGTTCGTGCAGATCGAGGTCGAGAATCTCGACGAGTTGCGCCAGGCGCTCGCCTGTGGTGCGCAGATGGTCCTGCTTGACAACATGAGCCTCGATCAGTTGCGCGCGGCGGTGGCGATCGCTGCTGGCGGCGCAGTGCTCGAGGCATCGGGCAACGTCAGCCTCGAAACCGTCCGCGCGATCGCCGAGACCGGCGTGGACCGGATATCGATCGGTAGCCTGACCAAGGATGTCCGGGCTCTCGATCTTTCGCTGCGTTTTCAGGACTAG